Proteins co-encoded in one Triplophysa dalaica isolate WHDGS20190420 chromosome 16, ASM1584641v1, whole genome shotgun sequence genomic window:
- the LOC130438188 gene encoding uncharacterized protein LOC130438188, whose protein sequence is MLQVNIEGKNTPMMIDTGATYTCISSSHASHLPMSGKFTKTVGFSGQTQLIPITAPVRLRTKDKEVTLPILVSEQTPVNLLGRDALCKLKLQISCSPEGIYISSKGVRQMVVTAPQANAYWIGDLEEEVGKTVQKWEKFVKEQLKDPKLPELEFHCTMIYDPLRRVDIEKKWLQETKDKKVPLISQHIIVGPQGAALQVDRNDFIKEWFQIPNSVPHITLYLEQGSENKEIGPMMKKAKGIQWKSTDNPLIFISADKHFMKIACATIMQGTPREVEVNNQRNMSSEIILEKEMKQTELIEEMEQLVPEKLWSKHDTDVGLIKSASPIVIKTKSGAKLPHKYQYPLKPEAIKGIRGTIEGLTTAGVLFETSSPCNTPILPVTKADKAKWRLVHDLRAVNDIVEDWPAEVPNPHTLLTNVPPDAKYFTVIDLCSAFFSIPLAESSRHLFAFTYEGKQISYTRVPQGFRHSPHIFNQLLKADLEDLVLDSTLLQYVDDLLICAPTLEQCHRDSIKVLTKLAEGGHKASKTKLQYCLPQVEYLGRIIAYKTKAISQSQLEGISKVPLPQTVGHMMTFLGMTGFSSDWIEDYAIKTAPLRALMKQAGQQNLRTTLTWNNDATIAFESIKRELQSAPALTSPDYTKPFHLYVANRKEGYASAVLMQETCKGRGKQPIAFYSTKLDSVAQGYPPCYQGLAAVYYAYEKASTLTMGYPVIIYAHHKVVEMLEQGRFVLTQARTLAYSALLTYPDVTLKYCATVNPANYIPLDNEGTPHDCVSESLAFTRLRPDLESTPILNAAADYFVDGSCFRDHLGNHAGFAVVKREGNEFLPVISQQCEQPCSAQLAELKALTTACQLAKGQVVNIYTDSAYAHGVCHLYGAVWKQRGFRKSDGSPIQHAEQIVQLISAMMQPKLLGIIKCQAHKKGNDFVIQGNNAADAEARKASGCQVAVMAPMVLIQPEPRITDLARIQEQASAVEQSVWQQRGATRDVNGVWRSHEGLIIAPHVLLTVLISETHGFDHCGRNEILRKIKQQGYWSPYLQATVDDFLIGCDICAQNNEKRDFSTYRTHPCTRGTF, encoded by the coding sequence ATGCTGCAGGTCAATATTGAAGGCAAGAACACACCAATGATGATAGACACTGGAGCAACTTATACCTGTATAAGTTCAAGTCATGCCTCACACCTCCCCATGTCTGGCAAGTTCACAAAGACAGTAGGATTTTCCGGGCAAACGCAGCTAATTCCAATAACGGCTCCAGTGCGTCTGAGGACAAAGGACAAAGAAGTAACTCTGCCTATTTTAGTATCAGAGCAGACCCCTGTTAATCTGCTAGGGAGGGACGCCCTATGTAAACTAAAGCTACAAATATCATGTTCCCCTGAAGGTATTTACATAAGCAGCAAGGGAGTTAGGCAAATGGTAGTCACAGCCCCCCAGGCCAATGCCTACTGGATAGGAGATTTAGAGGAAGAGGTAGGAAAGACAGTGCAAAAAtgggaaaagtttgttaaagAACAACTAAAAGATCCTAAGCTACCTGAATTAGAATTCCACTGTACCATGATATATGACCCACTGAGAAGAGTAGACATAGAGAAAAAGTGGTTgcaagaaacaaaagacaagaaaGTTCCCCTCATTTCACAGCACATAATTGTAGGACCACAAGGAGCGGCATTACAAGTTGACAggaatgattttattaaagaatggtTCCAGATCCCAAATTCAGTCCCccatataacattatatttagagCAGGGAagtgagaacaaagaaataggCCCAATGATGAAGAAAGCCAAGGGAATACAatggaaaagcacagacaaccccttaatttttatttcagcagataaacatttcatgaaaattgCATGTGCAACAATTATGCAGGGAACTCCTAGAGAGGTGGAAGTCAATAATCAGAGAAACATGAGTTCGGAAATCATCCTagaaaaagagatgaaacaaACGGAGCTAATTGAAGAAATGGAGCAATTAGTTCCGGAAAAATTGTGGTCAAAACATGACACAGATGTTGGGCTGATAAAATCTGCTAGCCCTATAGTCATTAAGACAAAATCAGGGGCTAAGTTGCCACACAAGTACCAATATCCCTTAAAACCTGAGGCAATAAAAGGCATCAGAGGTACTATAGAAGGACTAACCACAGCAGGAGTGCTGTTTGAGACATCCAGTCCTTGTAACACCCCTATATTGCCAGTTACCAAAGCGGATAAAGCAAAATGGCGCTTGGTGCATGATTTAAGGGCAGTCAATGACATAGTAGAAGATTGGCCAGCAGAAGTTCCGAATCCTCACACCCTGCTTACAAATGTGCCGCCTGATGCTAAGTATTTTACAGTGATTGATCTGTGCTCTGCCTTTTTCAGCATTCCATTGGCAGAGAGCAGCAGGCATTTGTTTGCCTTTACTTATGAGGGGAAGCAAATATCCTATACAAGGGTCCCTCAAGGGTTCCGCCATAGCCCTCACATATTTAATCAGCTGTTAAAAGCTGATCTGGAAGATCTAGTACTGGACAGTACACTTCTCCAGTATGTGGATGACTTGTTGATCTGTGCCCCTACACTTGAGCAATGCCACAGAGATTCCATTAAGGTTCTGACTAAATTGGCAGAAGGAGGACATAAAGCCTCCAAGACAAAGCTGCAGTATTGTCTTCCCCAGGTAGAATACTTGGGAAGAATAATTGCATATAAAACCAAAGCAATATCACAAAGTCAATTGGAAGGAATTAGCAAAGTGCCGCTTCCACAGACTGTTGGTCATATGATGACATTCCTGGGCATGACTGGATTCAGCTCAGATTGGATAGAGGATTATGCAATCAAAACTGCCCCATTAAGAGCCTTAATGAAACAGGCAGGGCAGCAAAATCTGAGAACCACACTAACATGGAATAATGATGCGACAATAGCATTTGAATCCATTAAAAGAGAACTGCAAAGTGCTCCAGCTCTCACAAGTCCTGACTATACAAAACCCTTTCACCTCTATGTAGCTAACAGAAAAGAGGGATATGCCTCTGCAGTATTGATGCAGGAGACTTGTAAGGGGAGGGGAAAACAGCCCATTGCCTTTTATAGTACAAAGTTGGACAGTGTAGCACAGGGGTATCCTCCTTGTTATCAAGGACTTGCAGCTGTATATTATGCTTATGAGAAGGCTTCTACTTTGACCATGGGATACCCTGTGATAATATATGCACATCACAAGGTGGTTGAAATGTTGGAACAAGGTAGATTTGTTTTAACACAGGCCAGAACCCTGGCATATTCAGCTCTTTTGACATATCCTgatgtaacattaaaatattgtgcTACTGTAAACCCAGCAAATTACATACCTCTGGATAATGAAGGCACGCCACATGATTGTGTGTCTGAATCGTTGGCGTTTACCCGTCTTAGACCAGATTTAGAGTCTACGCCCATACTAAATGCGGCGGCTGATTACTTTGTAGATGGCTCCTGCTTCAGAGACCATTTAGGAAATCATGCTGGTTTTGCTGTGGTCAAACGAGAAGGAAATGAATTTCTTCCTGTAATTTCTCAGCAGTGTGAACAGCCATGTTCAGCACAACTGGCTGAGTTGAAAGCCTTGACCACAGCTTGCCAGCTAGCAAAGGGGCaagttgtaaatatttatacagactCTGCATATGCTCATGGAGTTTGTCATCTTTATGGAGCAGTTTGGAAACAAAGAGGGTTCAGGAAAAGTGATGGTTCCCCAATACAGCATGCTGAGCAGATAGTACAGTTAATTTCAGCTATGATGCAACCTAAACTCTTGGGTATTATTAAGTGCCAAGCTCACAAAAAGGGAAATGACTTTGTAATACAAGGAAATAATGCTGCCGACGCAGAGGCCAGAAAAGCCTCAGGGTGCCAAGTTGCTGTAATGGCCCCCATGGTGTTAATACAACCCGAGCCCCGAATTACAGACCTTGCTCGCATACAAGAGCAGGCAAGTGCTGTTGAACAATCAGTATGGCAGCAAAGGGGGGCCACAAGAGATGTAAATGGAGTATGGCGATCTCATGAAGGACTAATCATTGCACCACATGTTCTATTGACTGTGTTAATTTCTGAGACACATGGATTTGATCATTGCGGTCGAAATGAGATACTGAGAAAAATCAAGCAACAAGGATATTGGTCACCTTATTTGCAAGCGACAGTGGATGATTTTCTAATAGGGTGTGATATTTGTGCTCAGAACAATGAGAAAAGGGACTTCAGCACCTATAGGACACATCCCTGTACCCGAGGGACCTTTTAA
- the LOC130438189 gene encoding uncharacterized protein LOC130438189 — protein sequence MSSTPVDLLGSRYPVCKNSIERISKKWAARTKNLRTIWPENGTFDVTVCEEMEGLIKNYKPKDSSKKREEKRKLEQEVLNLFRNEGVNFLKNMRKIREVLKKDDEKNEENFEKMTQPPPYEPPSQKLEKIQTSTQMPMVAISGDVKIEGQVEIGTESPDRREAEKRKSDRASQQSPVYRDPEDEEGRGACSPDPYRELAEALKNMTKRREETYESMTEDLMQIHTDSAHALSQVSGNASEEEDEEEDDAVKASSQERTRQPASNQRVRSRAATRSLPKGERKLVTGSLYLQDADLEPWPLPWTRTPEGRLRRSASTTLLPEATIPKSRGTKEGKQFPILIKGAQAQYVPWASQDLDGLVARLPNLDEGAGKWIRMLEEETTGKLLALGDIKALLAKCVGSSKLNELLRAAHIRAIDIPDLDGHPFDRYRRDIWQGLRDEFPNRIDPRALKGEQMGEEENPATYIQKQLRKWKQELERDPEEDLLMTTLFRNAVVDAMPPLVKTKLEDVVGLNSKSHKEFCDHVTHAVRQYRSNELKLRNQEKELQRKLVQLQLEELARKKKTQAMVKDKDEEKDHAAMMAPVNVPVPMTQQPGAVTVQQIPGSGPQQPAPIVIYVKPEQQNRFGPRPGQGEQGRQNRGRNSCWGCGQQGHNRRDCPTNPWNTNQQQSSQWQAGQPQRPPWQGQRQQRPPGQEGQQQPQWQEQNQQGPRWQDQQNQPEQGQQQQGPVNPWRGPDIGY from the coding sequence ATGTCATCCACCCCTGTAGATTTGTTGGGGTCCAGATACCCGGTATGCAAAAATTCAATAGAAAGAATATCTAAAAAATGGGCCGCAAGAACCAAAAACTTGAGAACAATATGGCCAGAAAATGGTACCTTTGATGTAACAGTGTGTGAGGAAATGGAGGGattaattaaaaattataaaccAAAAGACAGTAGCAAAAAacgagaagaaaagagaaaattagAACAGGAAGTACTCAACCTGTTCAGAAACGAAGGagttaatttcctgaaaaatatgagaaaaataAGAGAAGTGTTAAAAAAGGATGATGAGAAGAATGAAGAAAACTTTGAGAAAATGACTCAGCCACCTCCCTATGAACCTCCCAGCCAAAAGTTAGAAAAGATACAAACATCAACCCAAATGCCAATGGTAGCAATATCAGGAGATGTCAAAATAGAGGGGCAGGTAGAAATAGGTACAGAATCACCTGATAGAAGGGaagcagaaaagagaaaaagtgaCAGGGCTAGTCAACAATCCCCAGTTTATAGAGACCCAGAAGATGAGGAAGGCAGAGGTGCATGCAGTCCTGATCCTTATAGAGAACTGGCAGAGGCActgaaaaacatgacaaagagACGTGAGGAGACCTACGAGAGTATGACAGAAGATCTAATGCAAATACATACAGATTCTGCACATGCTTTAAGTCAAGTTTCAGGCAACGCCTCAGAAGAAGAAGATGAGGAAGAAGACGATGCCGTAAAAGCCAGTAGCCAAGAAAGGACACGCCAGCCAGCGAGCAACCAAAGAGTCCGTTCGAGAGCGGCCACAAGAAGTCTGCCAAAAGGGGAGCGAAAGCTGGTCACAGGCAGTCTCTATCTCCAGGATGCAGACCTCGAACCGTGGCCACTGCCCTGGACCCGAACTCCAGAAGGGAGACTGAGAAGATCTGCAAGTACCACCCTCCTTCCTGAAGCCACAATACCGAAGTCACGCGGCACCAAAGAAGGGAAGCAGTTCCCCATACTGATAAAAGGGGCTCAAGCACAATACGTGCCATGGGCATCTCAAGACCTGGATGGACTGGTTGCACGTCTACCAAACCTAGATGAAGGGGCAGGCAAGTGGATAAGGATGCTGGAGGAGGAGACAACAGGGAAGCTATTGGCATTGGGGGATATCAAAGCACTCCTTGCCAAATGCGTGGGAAGTTCCAAGCTGAATGAACTTTTAAGAGCAGCACACATCCGAGCGATTGACATCCCAGATCTTGATGGACACCCATTCGACAGATATAGAAGGGATATATGGCAGGGGTTACGAGACGAATTTCCCAATCGCATCGATCCCAGAGCACTCAAGGGAGAACAGATGGGAGAAGAAGAGAACCCTGCCACATACATACAGAAACAACTGAGGAAGTGGAAGCAAGAACTTGAAAGAGATCCTGAAGAAGACTTATTGATGACGACATTGTTCAGGAATGCTGTTGTTGATGCAATGCCTCCGCTAGTTAAGACCAAGCTGGAAGATGTAGTGGGTCTGAACTCCAAGTCACATAAAGAGTTCTGTGATCATGTGACCCATGCAGTCAGACAGTATAGAAGTAATGAACTAAAGCTGAGGAACCAAGAAAAAGAACTTCAAAGAAAACTGGTACAGCTGCAGCTCGAAGAACTggcaagaaagaaaaagacgCAAGCCATGGTCAAAGACAAAGATGAAGAAAAAGATCATGCAGCAATGATGGCTCCAGTAAATGTCCCAGTTCCTATGACACAGCAACCGGGTGCAGTCACTGTGCAACAGATACCTGGAAGTGGACCTCAGCAGCCAGCACCTATCGTCATCTATGTGAAGCCTGAACAACAAAATAGATTTGGCCCAAGACCTGGGCAGGGAGAGCAAGGAAGACAGAATAGAGGAAGGAACTCATGCTGGGGATGTGGTCAACAGGGGCACAACAGAAGAGACTGTCCTACCAACCCTTGGAATACAAACCAGCAACAGAGTTCCCAATGGCAAGCAGGCCAACCACAACGACCTCCATGGCAAGGTCAGAGGCAGCAGCGACCCCCAGGGCAGGAAGGGCAACAGCAACCCCAATGGCAAGAGCAGAATCAACAGGGACCCCGCTGGCAGGACCAACAAAATCAACCAGAACAAGGACAACAGCAACAGGGACCAGTCAACCCATGGCGTGGTCCAGATATCGGATACTAG